The following are from one region of the Trichoderma breve strain T069 chromosome 5, whole genome shotgun sequence genome:
- a CDS encoding dual specificity phosphatase, catalytic domain-containing protein yields the protein MSGMGGMDRTMVRSGAYSYRPPSPPRIHIPVRKAEDIFLWPSYNLVDSSKLTLEEYNIITGNKLQKSTDRSVRWRYEQRRESQLILDYLFLGPTSTIRDHDFLKREAFTMLVVVRDSRAPMNLASVNTASETFNIVYCYVDVDTNHLVPAFNQIVNVINSHLLTVHNNTGGATKGKLLVTCTTGNMLSPPLVAAYVMFMFGQEMLEAINFVSVQRFCANFDDEAKGALLTWQELNKASVAVARRRRLERDNEENGHAPALASAEGTPNTKRGLDDMMDGVEEDLGSNGDHDRGGYAPFLDVDQ from the coding sequence ATGAGCGGCATGGGCGGGATGGACAGGACTATGGTCCGGTCTGGAGCATACAGCTACCGCCCTCCAAGCCCGCCCAGAATCCACATCCCCGTCCGAAAAGCAGAGGATATCTTCCTATGGCCCTCATACAACCTTGTCGACTCTTCCAAACTCACACTCGAGGaatacaacatcatcaccggcaACAAGCTCCAAAAATCGACAGATCGCTCCGTACGCTGGAGATATGAGCAGCGCAGAGAGTCCCAGCTCATCCTCGACTACCTCTTTCTGGGCCCTACAAGCACCATTCGGGATCATGACTTCCTGAAGCGAGAAGCTTTCACCATGCTTGTCGTGGTCCGTGACTCGAGAGCTCCCATGAATCTCGCCAGCGTCAACACCGCATCCGAGACGTTTAACATTGTCTACTGCTATGTAGACGTTGATACCAACCACCTGGTTCCGGCATTCAACCAAATTGTTAACGTTATCAATAGCCATCTTCTGACTGTGCATAACAACACAGGGGGAGCCACCAAGGGCAAGCTCCTGGTGACATGCACAACGGGCAACATgctctcccctcctctcgtTGCTGCTTATGTAATGTTCATGTTTGGgcaggagatgctggaagCAATCAACTTCGTCAGTGTTCAGCGCTTTTGCGCCAACTTTGATGACGAAGCCAAGGGAGCGTTGTTGACTTGGCAGGAGCTCAACAAGGCCAGCGTCGCCGTGGCCAGGCGACGTCGCCTTGAACGagacaatgaagaaaatggccATGCACCCGCACTTGCCTCGGCTGAGGGCACGCCAAACACCAAGCGTGGCCTCGATGACATGATGGAtggggttgaagaagaccTAGGGAGCAATGGGGACCACGACCGAGGGGGTTACGCACCGTTTCTTGATGTCGATCAATGA
- a CDS encoding ribonuclease III domain-containing protein, with protein sequence MSGSGGLLLEAASSPVMLTPADKPLVAHATAAGDSTAKTLDIVLPERPKHSTSEALEEHPQITISPEDADEIEDVDQSDETSDAQKAPIARKRQQDLAFQDWLVKNQRELTENSKEVLESHLDKLSISRLYEDNAFQKIITSPREYQIDLFERARDENTIVVLDTGSGKTLIAALLMRHILQVELQSRAEGYRHKTAFFLVEKVALCFQQHAVLTTNLEFPVGKFFGEMIGVVRSQEYWDRQFAENMAIVCTAQILLDLLTCGFISMSQISLLVFDEAHHAKRNHPYARIIKDHYMRLTDGRPRILGMTASPVDALTRDVWHAASELESMLCSKIATISDEALMQSQAHRQQVEVKEYYDRLEDPEFSKTRLWDSISRCVRSNPQFRRHLEFASNASSILGTWCADRYWQLLTTDNEMLKIEARTGRDNLELDVAAGDKAMAAVAQVRGIIKDYVFGAIQAGSPELSSKAKTLYEVLEDAFYLFEQPGMQIPGVKAAYMIGSQSSTASAAYMSYRDQIVSLQKFRRGETNCLFATSVAEEGIDIPECDVIIRFDLYKSAIQYIQSKGRARQKSSLYVSMVEVGNLDHIRKLRRAARDAHALRQFCSALPEDRKVLDFIVGPDILAAQEQVTQRRFTVAETGAQLTFITSLEVLSKFASSFPNHAEEGMLHLEYIVTSVGQKFTAQVILPDGSPVKMFSGEVQKSKQLARCSAAFEACVYLINKKYITGNLQPAFTKKLPSMRNARLAISSDKKSEYAMRIKPDFWSSCLAPEPPTTLYQTTIALDQPEALGRASRPLILLTRKPLPDIPSTPLFFGGGRTSVVRLSNAQTSFEMLPQRIEALASFTLRLFTDVFSKEYDAKSHEIPYFLAPSKLSSGGDKAAEIDWEAVQYAHENENLHWEDAPSEFFKDKLATDPWDGSRKFILHGISEELKPSDPTPTGVPQPKSLGYRKVEPIIKEYSNSLSIKSRKRMNWRDDQPVVNAELLPIRRNFLDEFFVEEEGGGACYVILEPLCVSPIPIDVVSMALILPVVMYRIDSVLLALEACSLVGLSIRSDLALEAVTKDSFNTEEHGEYQIDFQPGMGKNYERLEFLGDTFLKMATTISIFTLHPRADEFESHVTRMLMLNNQNLFDHAVEKDMPAYIRTKAFDRRTWYPSNMTLKRGKAAKTEAKHCLSHKSIADVCEALIGAAYMTSTTENMDMAVKAVTAMVCSNNHTMLEYKDYFATFAVPKWYGQQTSAAQRLTVDKVADITGYRFTCAPLVRSAFRHPSYVYEKNISDYQRLEFLGDALLDMAVVDFLFKRFPEADPKWLTEHKMAMVSNQFLGCLCVKLGLHKHILLATNSLLGDIGRYAGQLEQAEEMARQKSQGGDQESSSDGNSSQAEAQSISQDFWIEVPQPPKALADVVEALVGAMFVDSGFSFSVVLNFFTKFIQPFFEDMALYSSFASNHPVTALSHKLQAEFCCNQWKLHVANVPTSIDTGIAVASESDLLCALMVHGKVIAHATSSKSGMEAKVTVAKLALEKLALIQDAAQFRREMECDCSDGPATVSS encoded by the exons ATGTCGGGTAGTGGCGGCCTGTTGCTAGAGGCAGCGTCGTCACCGGTCATGTTGACGCCTGCGGATAAACCTCTCGTTGCTCATGCTACTGCCGCGGGCGATTCTACAGCTAAGACTCTAGATATTGTTCTACCGGAGCGACCTAAACATTCAACCTCAGAGGCTCTCGAGGAACACCCACAGATTACGATTTCTCCTGAAGACGCCGATGAAATCGAAGATGTCGACCAATCTGACGAAACATCTGATGCACAGAAGGCGCCAATAGCGAGGAAACGACAGCAAGATCTGGCGTTTCAGGACTGGTTGGTCAAGAACCAGAGAGAACTCACTGAGAACTCCAAGGAAGTCTTGGAAAGCCACCTGGACAAACTCTCAATCTCGCGACTCTACGAAGATAACGCTTTCCAGAAGATCATTACAAGTCCTCGCGAGTATCAAATTGACCTGTTCGAGAGAGCAAGAGACGAGAATACAATCGTTGTTCTTGATACAG GCTCCGGCAAAACATTGATTGCAGCTCTTCTCATGCGGCATATTCTCCAAGTAGAGCTGCAGAGTCGCGCTGAGGGCTACCGGCACAAGAcggctttttttcttgtgGAAAAAGTTGCCTTATGTTTCCAGCAGCACGCCGTTCTGACCACCAATCTCGAGTTTCCGGTTGGCAAGTTTTTCGGCGAAATGATAGGCGTGGTTCGGTCTCAGGAGTACTGGGATAGGCAATTTGCCGAAAACATGGCCATTGTGTGCACCGCACAGATCTTGCTTGACCTTCTGACCTGTGGGTTCATTTCTATGAGCCAGATCAGCTTGCTTGTTTTCGATGAGGCGCACCATGCAAAGAGAAATCATCCTTACGCccgcatcatcaaggacCACTATATGCGCTTGACTGACGGACGTCCTCGTATTCTTGGCATGACAGCATCTCCCGTCGACGCCTTGACGAGGGATGTTTGGCATGCCGCTTCTGAATTGGAGAGCATGCTGTGCAGCAAAattgccaccatctccgACGAGGCTTTGATGCAAAGTCAAGCACACCGTCAGCAAGTTGAGGTCAAGGAATACTATGATAGACTGGAAGATCCCGAATTCTCAAAGACGAGGCTTTGGGATTCCATTTCGCGCTGTGTCCGCAGCAACCCTCAATTCAGAAGACATCTGGAATTTGCGTCCAACGCATCCTCGATCTTGGGGACATGGTGTGCTGACCGCTACTGGCAACTCCTAACGACGGACAATGAGATGCTCAAAATTGAAGCTAGAACTGGACGTGACAACTTGGAGCTCGACGTCGCCGCCGGCGATAAGGCGATGGCGGCTGTCGCTCAAGTGAGAGGGATCATCAAGGACTACGTCTTCGGGGCCATCCAGGCCGGTTCTCCAGAACTTTCGTCCAAAGCCAAGACGCTTTACGAAgttcttgaagatgctttcT ATCTCTTTGAGCAGCCGGGGATGCAGATTCCTGGAGTAAAGGCTGCCTACATG ATTGGATCTCAATCTTCAACCGCCAGCGCGGCGTACATGTCTTACAGAGACCAGATCGTGTCCCTACAAAAGTTTCGACGTGGTGAAACGAACTGTCTGTTTGCAACGTCCgttgcagaagaaggaatcgACATACCAGAGTGCGACGTGATTATCCGATTTGATTTGTATAAATCTGCGATTCAATATATCCAGTCCAAAGGCCGGGCTCGACAAAAATCGTCACTCTATGTCAGCATGGTCGAGGTAGGCAATCTGGACCATATACGCAAACTACGACGGGCAGCCAGGGATGCTCATGCGCTGCGACAGTTTTGCTCTGCCCTGCCTGAAGATCGCAAGGTTCTTGATTTTATCGTTGGCCCTGATATTCTGGCTGCCCAAGAACAAGTGACTCAGAGGAGATTTACTGTCGCCGAGACAGGCGCTCAGCTTACGTTCATCACGAGCTTGGAAGTGCTGTCAAAATTTGCCTCGTCGTTCCCAAACCATGCTGAGGAAGGAATGCTGCACTTGGAGTACATTGTCACTTCCGTAGGGCAAAAGTTTACTGCTCAAGTCATTCTACCAGACGGGTCTCCGGTCAAGATGTTTTCTGGAGAAGTGCAGAAAAGCAAGCAGTTGGCAAGATGCTCTGCTGCCTTTGAAGCCTGTGTATATCTGATCAACAAAAAGTACATCACTGGGAATCTACAGCCGGCGTTTACCAAGAAATTGCCCAGTATGAGGAATGCAAGGCTGGCGATTTCATCAGATAAAAAATCCGAATATGCCATGCGAATTAAACCGGATTTTTGGTCTTCATGTCTCGCTCCAGAGCCCCCGACTACTTTGTATCAGACCACCATAGCCCTCGACCAGCCGGAAGCTCTTGGGAGAGCATCTCGCCCTCTGATTCTCCTGACTAGGAAGCCGTTGCCTGACATACCGAGCACCCCGTTATTTTTCGGTGGCGGTCGAACGTCGGTTGTACGCCTTTCGAATGCGCAAACGTCGTTTGAAATGCTACCCCAGAGGATAGAGGCGCTTGCAAGTTTTACGTTAAGGCTCTTTACCGACGTTTTCAGCAAGGAGTATGATGCCAAGTCGCACGAAATTCCCTACTTCCTTGCTCCTAGCAAGCTCTCATCAGGTGGTGACAAAGCGGCAGAGATTGACTGGGAAGCAGTACAGTATGCCCACGAGAACGAAAATCTTCACTGGGAAGATGCTCCAAGTGAGTTCTTCAAAGACAAGCTCGCTACAGATCCGTGGGACGGATCTCGAAAGTTCATCTTGCATGGTATCAGTGAAGAGCTAAAGCCGTCTGATCCAACGCCAACAGGTGTTCCGCAACCCAAGAGTCTGGGGTACAGAAAGGTTGAGCCAATCATCAAGGAATACAGCAACAGCCTTTCTATCaagtcgaggaagagaatgaacTGGAGAGATGACCAGCCAGTCGTCAATGCAGAGCTACTCCCGATCCGCCGAAACTTCCTAGACGAATTCTttgtagaagaagagggaggtgGCGCTTGCTATGTCATCTTAGAGCCTCTGTGCGTGTCACCA ATCCCGATAGATGTCGtctccatggccttgatTTTGCCCGTTGTAATGTATCGAATCGACTCAGTCTTGCTAGCTCTTGAAGCCTGTTCTCTTGTCGGTCTGTCTATTCGCTCTGATCTTGCCCTCGAGGCTGTGACGAAAGACAGCTTCAACACAGAAGAACACGGCGAATACCAGATCGATTTTCAGCCTGGAATGGGCAAGAATTACGAACGCCTGGAGTTTCTTGGCGATACAttcttgaagatggccacaaccatttccatcttcactctTCATCCCCGTGCAGATGAATTTGAGTCTCACGTCACGCGAATGTTGATGCTGAACAACCAGAATCTCTTTGACCATGCCGTAGAGAAGGATATGCCTGCCTACATTCGCACTAAAGCATTTGACCGTCGGACATGGTATCCGAGTAACATGACGCTGAAGAGAGGTAAAGCAGCTAAAACGGAAGCAAAGCATTGTCTGTCGCACAAGTCGATTGCAGATGTTTGTGAGGCGCTCATTGGAGCAGCTTATATGACAAGCACCACCGAGAACATGGACATGGCGGTTAAGGCCGTTACAGCCATGGTCTGCTCAAACAACCACACAATGCTCGAGTACAAGGATTATTTTGCAACGTTCGCTGTCCCGAAGTGGTACGGCCAGCAGACATCCGCCGCACAGCGCCTCACCGTGGACAAAGTTGCCGACATCACAGGCTATCGCTTCACGTGTGCCCCTCTCGTACGCAGTGCCTTCCGACATCCATCGTATGTCTATGAGAAGAACATCTCTGATTACCAACGACTCGAATTCTTGGGAGATGCACTACTGGACATGGCAGTGGTGGACTTTCTGTTTAAGCGGTTCCCTGAAGCAGATCCGAAATGGCTCACGGAACACAAGATGGCCATGGTGTCGAACCAATTCCTCGGCTGTCTCTGCGTCAAGCTTGGTCTTCACAAACATATTCTGCTGGCTACAAATTCCCTCCTCGGCGACATTGGGCGGTACGCAGGCCAGCTTGAGCAAGCAGAGGAGATGGCTAGGCAGAAATCACAGGGCGGCGACCAGGAATCTTCTTCTGATGGAAACTCCTCCCAAGCTGAAGCTCAATCAATCTCCCAGGATTTCTGGATCGAGGTGCCACAGCCTCCAAAAGCTCTGGCTGACGTTGTTGAAGCTTTGGTGGGAGCCATGTTTGTTGATTCGGGattctctttctctgtcGTTCTAAACTTTTTCACCAAATTCATCCAGCCCTTCTTTGAGGACATGGCGCTATACTCGTCGTTTGCGTCGAACCACCCTGTCACGGCCTTGTCACACAAGCTACAGGCCGAGTTTTGCTGCAACCAGTGGAAGCTTCATGTGGCCAATGTGCCGACGTCCATAGATACCGGCATCGCTGTGGCGTCTGAGAGCGACCTTCTTTGTGCCCTTATGGTCCACGGCAAGGTGATTGCGCACGCTACCTCGTCGAAGAGCGGCATGGAGGCCAAGGTGACGGTTGCCAAGCTAgcgctggagaagctcgcaCTTATTCAAGACGCGGCCCAGTTtagaagagagatggagtgTGATTGTAGCGACGGCCCAGCAACCGTCTCGAGCTAG